In Deinococcus betulae, the sequence ACTGACTGATGCTCAGGATGCCGCCGGCCACATCCTGCACGCTGCGGTTCATTCGGCCCGAGTCGTCGCCAAATATCCGCAGCTTGGCCACCTTGGCCGCCAGGGCGCGCGCTGTGGGCTCGGTATCGGTGTGCGTGACCCCCAGCAGCACCAACAGGCCCGGCCCAGTGCGGCCGGTCACCTCGCCGTCAACCGTGCAGTCGGCGTGGGTCACCCGTTGCAGCGCCGCGCGCACCTAGGCGCCCGGCGCGGTCAGGCGGCCCTGCACACTGGCGATGG encodes:
- the dtd gene encoding D-aminoacyl-tRNA deacylase, giving the protein MRAALQRVTHADCTVDGEVTGRTGPGLLVLLGVTHTDTEPTARALAAKVAKLRIFGDDSGRMNRSVQDVAGGILSISQFTLYAETRGGNRPSFTAAAPPEQARALYGVFNAALRDLGLPVEEGVFGAHMVISLTNDGPVTLTLELD